The following are encoded together in the Pseudomonas sp. IB20 genome:
- a CDS encoding ABC transporter permease, with the protein MAASAKHAAWALAPAFAVLFAFWLLPLAHLVVLGAESRDSQGSGYWQVLSSAQYLGSLAQTCVLAVVVTLTALLIGGISGVFLARQQFFGRSALVALLTFPLAFPGVVVGFLVILLAGRQGLFAVLGLQLAGERWIFAYSLAGLFVGYLYFSIPRVILTVMAACESLDRSLEEAAHSLGAGHWRVVCDVIVPGLAPALASCGAICFATSMGAFGTAFTLGTRLNVTPVAIYNVFTNYANFAVAAALSVVLGAVTWAVLLLTRRLVKNAGTVL; encoded by the coding sequence GTGGCAGCATCGGCAAAACACGCCGCCTGGGCATTGGCCCCGGCCTTTGCGGTGCTGTTCGCGTTCTGGCTGCTGCCGCTGGCGCACTTGGTAGTGCTCGGCGCCGAGAGCCGCGACAGCCAGGGCAGCGGTTACTGGCAGGTGCTGAGCAGCGCGCAGTATTTGGGCAGCCTGGCGCAGACCTGTGTGCTGGCCGTTGTCGTGACGCTCACAGCGTTACTGATCGGCGGCATCAGCGGCGTGTTTCTCGCGCGTCAGCAGTTCTTTGGGCGTTCGGCGTTGGTGGCATTGCTCACCTTTCCCCTGGCGTTTCCTGGCGTAGTGGTGGGCTTCCTGGTGATTCTGTTGGCCGGGCGCCAAGGCCTGTTTGCCGTCCTGGGCCTGCAACTGGCCGGTGAGCGCTGGATCTTCGCGTACTCGCTGGCGGGGTTGTTTGTCGGCTACCTGTACTTCTCGATTCCGCGGGTGATCCTCACGGTGATGGCGGCGTGCGAAAGCCTCGACCGCAGCCTGGAAGAAGCCGCGCATTCGTTGGGGGCCGGGCATTGGCGCGTGGTGTGCGACGTGATCGTGCCTGGCCTGGCGCCCGCGCTGGCGTCCTGCGGAGCAATCTGCTTCGCCACCTCCATGGGCGCCTTCGGTACGGCTTTTACCTTGGGCACGCGGCTTAACGTCACCCCGGTGGCGATCTACAACGTGTTCACCAACTACGCCAACTTTGCCGTCGCCGCCGCGCTGTCGGTGGTGCTCGGTGCAGTGACCTGGGCCGTGTTGCTGCTGACGCGGCGCCTGGTGAAAAACGCGGGGACGGTCCTGTGA
- a CDS encoding c-type cytochrome — MKAVFIATLGMLSLIHTPLSFADSANGKNLFLHRCAMCHGADLKGTGPLANKSNPPTPNLTTPVFKKRLNDYPGVIVSSVILRPNGDLIPRTLRENGVKVPPHAWTINDLRDLNNT; from the coding sequence ATGAAAGCAGTGTTCATCGCCACGCTGGGAATGTTATCGCTAATCCATACACCCCTGTCCTTCGCGGACAGTGCCAATGGGAAAAACCTGTTCTTACACCGGTGTGCCATGTGCCACGGGGCAGATCTCAAGGGAACAGGACCACTCGCGAATAAGAGCAACCCTCCTACACCTAACCTGACAACACCTGTTTTCAAGAAACGACTCAATGATTATCCGGGCGTTATTGTATCGTCGGTAATACTCCGCCCCAATGGAGACTTGATTCCAAGAACGTTGCGAGAGAACGGCGTGAAGGTACCGCCGCACGCTTGGACGATTAACGATCTGCGCGATTTAAACAATACATGA
- a CDS encoding LacI family DNA-binding transcriptional regulator, whose protein sequence is MTDLKDVAQLAGVSRATAARTFASPDQVRPATREQVFAAARELGFRPNLLGRQLRLQTTQLIGVVVPNLLNPVFAEQFQAMERAARLRGYSLVLATTDYSSERESIVVEELLRQRVDGLVLTVTDAESNSVLNSLASEQTPFVLAYHQPSNPNYSAVSVDNRAGMALATRYLLEAGHRRISMVAGPALQSDRARLRYAGYCDAMREFGVDSRPVIEMPAHTQAEFKVIEPFLQGPHAPTALVCSNDFLAISLIAELRRNAWNVPEQLSVMGFDGIALGTQMHPTLCSVVQPIGLLASTVIDQLLAQIAGNAPISHCLPCHIRPGESTQPLEETLDARVQ, encoded by the coding sequence ATGACTGACCTGAAAGACGTTGCGCAGCTGGCCGGCGTATCCCGCGCCACCGCCGCCCGCACCTTTGCTTCCCCCGACCAAGTGCGCCCGGCCACCCGTGAGCAGGTGTTCGCCGCCGCCCGCGAGCTGGGCTTTCGACCGAATCTGCTCGGCCGCCAACTGCGCCTGCAAACCACCCAGCTGATTGGCGTGGTGGTGCCCAACCTGCTCAACCCGGTGTTCGCCGAACAGTTCCAGGCCATGGAACGTGCCGCCCGGCTGCGCGGCTACAGCCTGGTGCTGGCGACCACCGACTACAGCAGCGAACGCGAGAGCATCGTGGTGGAGGAACTGCTGCGCCAGCGCGTCGACGGTTTGGTGCTGACGGTGACCGATGCCGAAAGCAATAGCGTGCTGAACAGCCTCGCCAGCGAACAAACGCCGTTCGTGCTGGCTTATCACCAACCGAGCAACCCCAACTACAGCGCCGTGTCGGTCGACAACCGTGCAGGTATGGCCCTGGCCACACGTTATTTGCTGGAAGCGGGGCACCGGCGCATCAGCATGGTCGCCGGCCCCGCGTTGCAGTCCGACCGGGCCCGCCTGCGTTACGCCGGCTATTGCGACGCGATGCGCGAGTTCGGTGTGGACAGCCGCCCGGTGATCGAAATGCCGGCCCACACCCAGGCCGAGTTCAAGGTGATCGAGCCGTTCCTCCAAGGCCCCCACGCGCCCACCGCGCTGGTGTGCTCCAACGATTTCCTGGCGATCAGCTTGATCGCTGAGCTGCGCCGCAACGCCTGGAATGTGCCCGAGCAACTCTCGGTAATGGGCTTTGACGGCATCGCCCTCGGCACCCAGATGCACCCGACCCTGTGCAGCGTGGTGCAGCCCATCGGGCTGCTGGCCAGCACCGTGATTGATCAACTGCTGGCGCAAATTGCCGGTAACGCTCCGATTTCCCATTGCCTGCCGTGCCATATCCGGCCCGGCGAAAGCACTCAACCCCTTGAGGAGACACTTGATGCGCGCGTTCAGTAA
- a CDS encoding phosphodiesterase: MNRPFLVAQISDLHLKAGNRLTYGVVDTLGALRRAVDYLNASYPRPDIVVISGDLVDFGRADEYAVLHPELARLHMPCYLVPGNHDTRGPLLDAFGDHRYLPASPDGPLDWVVEEHPLRLIGLDSTIPGGHGGQLLDSQLQWLDDQLALRPEAPTLLILHHPPFISGIGHMDREPFINAAALERVIARHPQVERLLCGHLHRPMQRRFGGSLSCVCPGTSHQIVLDLQDAAPAHFNLEPAGYLLHRWDEQQGVISHNGVFGDYPGPYPFYDAHGLID; this comes from the coding sequence TTGAACCGTCCGTTTCTTGTCGCTCAGATCAGCGACCTGCACCTTAAAGCCGGCAACCGCCTGACCTATGGCGTGGTGGATACGTTGGGCGCACTGCGCCGTGCCGTCGACTACCTGAACGCCAGCTACCCACGGCCCGATATTGTGGTGATCAGCGGTGATCTGGTGGACTTCGGCCGCGCCGATGAATACGCCGTGCTGCATCCGGAATTGGCGCGCCTGCACATGCCTTGCTACCTGGTGCCCGGCAACCACGACACGCGTGGGCCGTTACTGGATGCTTTTGGTGATCACCGTTATTTGCCAGCGTCGCCAGACGGCCCTTTGGATTGGGTGGTGGAGGAGCATCCGCTGCGCCTGATCGGTCTCGATTCGACCATTCCCGGTGGTCACGGGGGCCAACTGCTCGACAGCCAGTTGCAGTGGCTTGACGACCAATTGGCGTTGCGCCCTGAGGCGCCGACCTTGCTGATCCTGCATCACCCGCCGTTTATCAGCGGTATCGGCCATATGGACCGCGAACCCTTTATCAATGCCGCCGCCCTGGAGCGCGTCATCGCCCGTCACCCGCAAGTGGAACGCCTGCTGTGCGGGCATCTGCATCGGCCGATGCAACGGCGCTTTGGCGGCAGCTTGAGTTGCGTGTGCCCCGGCACTTCGCACCAGATCGTGCTCGACCTGCAAGACGCCGCGCCCGCGCATTTCAACTTGGAGCCGGCAGGTTATCTGCTGCACCGCTGGGATGAGCAGCAGGGTGTGATCAGCCACAACGGCGTGTTCGGGGACTACCCGGGGCCGTATCCGTTTTATGACGCTCATGGATTGATTGACTGA
- a CDS encoding ABC transporter substrate-binding protein yields MRAFSKTLAAVLLCGMAHLAQAAETAICYNCPPDWADWGSQLKAIAANTGVQVPLDNKNSGQSLAQLVAEKAAPVADVVYYGVTFGLQAQKADVVGTYKPKGWEQIPAGLKDPTGHWFAIHTGTLGIMVNVDALGGLPVPQSWADLLKPEYKGMVGYLDPSSAFVGYVCAVAINRALGGDLDNFAPAIDYFQKLAKNAPIVPKQTAYARVLSGELPILVDYDFNAYRARYKDNANVAFVIPKEGSISVPYVMSAVANAPHRANAEKVLDFVLSEQGQALWAKAYLRPVRPMKMPADVAAQFLPDSDYARAGVVDYEKMAAVQEAFAARYLNEVK; encoded by the coding sequence ATGCGCGCGTTCAGTAAAACCCTGGCAGCCGTGCTGCTGTGCGGCATGGCCCACCTGGCCCAGGCGGCCGAAACGGCGATTTGCTACAACTGCCCACCCGACTGGGCTGATTGGGGCAGCCAACTCAAGGCCATCGCCGCCAACACAGGCGTGCAAGTGCCACTGGACAACAAGAACTCCGGGCAGTCCCTGGCGCAGTTGGTGGCGGAGAAGGCCGCGCCGGTGGCTGACGTGGTGTATTACGGCGTGACCTTCGGCTTGCAGGCGCAAAAAGCCGACGTGGTCGGCACCTACAAACCCAAAGGCTGGGAGCAGATTCCCGCTGGTTTGAAAGACCCGACCGGCCATTGGTTCGCGATCCACACCGGCACCTTGGGCATCATGGTCAACGTCGATGCGCTGGGCGGTTTGCCGGTGCCGCAAAGCTGGGCCGACCTGCTCAAGCCTGAATACAAAGGCATGGTCGGTTACCTCGACCCGTCCAGCGCGTTCGTCGGCTACGTCTGCGCCGTGGCGATCAACCGTGCCCTGGGCGGCGACCTGGATAACTTTGCCCCGGCCATCGACTACTTCCAGAAGCTGGCGAAAAACGCGCCCATCGTGCCCAAGCAAACCGCCTATGCGCGGGTGCTGTCCGGTGAATTGCCGATCCTGGTGGACTACGACTTCAACGCCTACCGCGCGCGCTACAAGGACAACGCCAACGTCGCGTTCGTGATCCCCAAAGAAGGCAGCATCAGCGTGCCGTACGTGATGAGCGCGGTGGCCAATGCGCCGCACCGCGCCAACGCTGAAAAGGTCCTCGATTTCGTGCTTTCCGAGCAAGGCCAGGCCCTCTGGGCCAAGGCCTACCTGCGCCCGGTGCGCCCAATGAAAATGCCGGCCGACGTCGCCGCGCAGTTCCTGCCCGACAGCGACTACGCCCGTGCCGGCGTGGTGGACTACGAAAAAATGGCCGCTGTGCAGGAAGCCTTCGCCGCCCGTTACCTGAACGAGGTCAAGTAA
- a CDS encoding signal peptidase II, with protein sequence MSTSPLLRGRTFALLAGIAFIAVDQLVKLLALVSLQASSFKIGPNPINLALELSLNPGAFLSLGAALPPQVKQLIFIVGVAIVVAWATWWSLSNWNQPLRKVLPLYAIALGGIANLIDRVFRDGHVVDYMVLNVGPTHTGVFNIADIAITAGALFLMLDLFVKPRKA encoded by the coding sequence TTGAGCACGTCACCCCTACTGCGAGGCCGCACCTTCGCCCTCCTCGCCGGCATCGCCTTTATTGCCGTCGACCAGTTGGTAAAGCTACTGGCCCTGGTTTCACTGCAAGCCAGCAGTTTTAAAATCGGCCCCAACCCAATCAACCTGGCGCTGGAACTGAGCCTTAACCCCGGCGCATTCCTCAGCCTGGGCGCGGCGTTGCCGCCGCAGGTCAAACAGCTGATTTTTATCGTCGGCGTGGCCATCGTGGTCGCGTGGGCTACGTGGTGGTCGCTTTCCAATTGGAACCAGCCGCTGCGTAAGGTCTTGCCGCTTTATGCGATTGCCTTGGGCGGTATTGCCAACTTGATCGACCGCGTATTTCGGGACGGTCATGTGGTTGACTACATGGTGCTGAACGTCGGGCCAACGCATACCGGCGTGTTCAATATTGCCGATATTGCGATTACTGCCGGCGCATTGTTCCTGATGCTCGATCTGTTCGTGAAGCCGCGCAAAGCTTAG
- a CDS encoding ABC transporter permease gives MKRSSLFVIQLLFTLLVCAFMLVPVLMSLLAGLTRNFFVGLSSGLTFDWLVQVWQAYSPTVWLSLQLALACAVCVCVVGVPAAYALVRMNNRFSRAFEELMVLPVAMPGLASALALLLTYGQFGTFRSSWLFILVGHVLFTLPFLVRPVMAVMQRQQLPVLEEAAASLGAGPIKRFFSVVVPNCRAGILAGVLMVVTLSLGEFNLTWMLHTPMTKTLPVGLADSYASARLEIASAYTLIFLLMIVPLLIALQAISARLSRGERR, from the coding sequence GTGAAGCGCTCATCGCTGTTCGTGATTCAACTGCTGTTCACCTTGCTGGTGTGCGCGTTCATGTTGGTGCCGGTGCTGATGTCGTTGCTGGCCGGGTTGACGCGTAATTTCTTCGTCGGCCTCTCCAGCGGCCTGACCTTCGACTGGCTGGTGCAGGTGTGGCAGGCCTACTCGCCGACGGTGTGGCTGTCGCTGCAATTGGCCCTGGCCTGCGCGGTGTGCGTCTGCGTGGTCGGCGTGCCGGCGGCCTACGCCCTGGTGCGCATGAACAACCGCTTCAGCCGCGCCTTCGAGGAGTTGATGGTGCTCCCGGTGGCGATGCCGGGGTTGGCCAGTGCGTTGGCGTTGCTGCTGACCTACGGCCAGTTCGGCACGTTCCGCAGCAGCTGGTTGTTCATCCTTGTCGGCCATGTGCTGTTCACCTTGCCGTTCCTGGTGCGCCCGGTGATGGCGGTGATGCAACGCCAGCAACTGCCGGTGTTGGAAGAGGCTGCAGCCAGCCTCGGCGCGGGGCCGATCAAGCGCTTTTTCAGCGTGGTGGTGCCCAACTGCCGGGCGGGGATTCTGGCGGGCGTGCTGATGGTGGTCACCCTGAGCTTGGGTGAGTTCAACCTGACCTGGATGCTGCACACGCCGATGACGAAAACGCTGCCGGTGGGTTTGGCCGACAGCTACGCCTCGGCGCGCCTGGAAATCGCCAGTGCCTACACCCTTATCTTTTTGCTGATGATCGTGCCGCTGCTGATTGCATTGCAGGCCATCAGTGCTCGTTTGTCCCGTGGAGAGCGTCGATGA
- a CDS encoding M24 family metallopeptidase, which translates to MPKPSNDVVQTAAKWVLQQLIACITPDSTETSIARRATQLLNEAGYPDTWYYDCPAFVLLGSRSLLSVSGRDYQPAEEPVGTHNLITVDLSPRSDSHWGDCARSFYMEEGVCRAVPTGVEFSRGHAAEHALHERMRRFVRPETTFNELYEFANDLIEITGFENLDFAGNVGHSICTQRDQRLYIEAGNHRRLEEVACFTFEPHIRERAGRWGYKHENIYFFDGEGDACEL; encoded by the coding sequence ATGCCCAAACCGTCTAATGATGTCGTCCAAACCGCAGCAAAGTGGGTGTTGCAGCAGCTCATCGCTTGCATCACGCCCGACTCGACAGAAACCTCCATCGCCCGACGAGCCACGCAGTTACTCAACGAAGCCGGCTACCCAGACACCTGGTACTACGACTGCCCGGCCTTTGTGTTACTCGGTTCGCGCAGCCTGCTTTCCGTGTCCGGCCGCGACTATCAGCCTGCTGAGGAGCCGGTGGGAACACACAACCTGATCACCGTGGACCTAAGCCCAAGGTCTGACAGCCATTGGGGCGATTGCGCGCGTTCGTTTTACATGGAGGAGGGCGTCTGCCGAGCGGTGCCGACCGGCGTTGAATTCAGCCGAGGCCATGCAGCCGAGCACGCATTGCATGAGCGCATGCGGCGGTTTGTTCGGCCTGAAACCACCTTCAATGAACTTTATGAGTTCGCCAATGATTTGATCGAGATCACCGGTTTTGAGAACCTGGATTTCGCCGGGAACGTTGGTCACAGCATCTGCACGCAGCGTGATCAGCGGCTTTACATAGAAGCGGGCAACCACCGGCGTCTTGAGGAAGTAGCGTGTTTTACCTTCGAGCCGCATATCCGTGAGCGCGCAGGCCGCTGGGGTTACAAGCACGAAAACATCTATTTTTTTGATGGCGAGGGTGACGCCTGCGAGCTATGA
- a CDS encoding ABC transporter ATP-binding protein, with amino-acid sequence MTAITIRLQSCRKAFADGTVAVHDLNLTVEGGETLAILGPSGCGKTTTLRLIAGLERPDVGQVFFGDQDVTRLPIERRDVGMVFQNYALFPNLDVAGNIVYGLKIRGVSAPERNKRCEELLELVGLQHHGRRSIHELSGGQRQRVALARALAPRPKVLLLDEPLAALDAQLRERLRSELDQLLSGLGITSVFVTHDQGEAMALGDRILVMEQGRVAQLASPREIYQQPANAFVAGFVGNLNAFTVLDRTAHGLKVCGGELPWHALDLPSTVYCRPEHLRVMEDEGHLHGHLVAQFFQGAQSRLLVDVGGPQPLLVDSSDNQLHRVGAPIALAIAPHMLFTLNA; translated from the coding sequence ATGACCGCTATCACTATCCGCCTGCAAAGCTGTCGCAAGGCATTCGCCGACGGCACCGTGGCCGTGCATGACTTGAACCTGACCGTCGAAGGCGGCGAAACCCTGGCGATTCTCGGGCCGTCTGGCTGTGGCAAAACCACCACCTTGCGCCTGATTGCCGGGTTGGAGCGCCCGGATGTCGGCCAGGTATTTTTCGGCGATCAAGACGTCACGCGCCTGCCCATTGAGCGGCGTGATGTGGGCATGGTGTTCCAGAACTACGCGCTGTTTCCCAACCTGGATGTCGCCGGCAATATCGTCTATGGCTTGAAGATTCGCGGCGTGTCAGCGCCTGAGCGCAACAAACGCTGCGAAGAACTGTTGGAGCTGGTGGGCTTGCAGCACCACGGCCGGCGCAGCATCCATGAACTCTCGGGCGGCCAGCGTCAGCGTGTGGCCCTGGCCCGCGCCCTCGCACCGCGCCCCAAAGTGCTGTTGCTGGATGAGCCGCTGGCGGCCTTGGATGCGCAATTGCGCGAGCGCTTGCGCAGTGAGTTGGATCAACTGCTGAGCGGGCTTGGCATCACCTCGGTCTTCGTCACCCATGATCAAGGCGAAGCTATGGCCCTGGGCGACCGCATCCTGGTGATGGAGCAGGGGCGCGTCGCGCAACTGGCCAGCCCACGGGAGATTTACCAGCAGCCGGCCAACGCGTTCGTCGCAGGCTTCGTCGGCAACCTCAATGCTTTTACCGTGCTGGATCGCACCGCCCACGGCTTGAAAGTCTGCGGCGGCGAGCTGCCGTGGCACGCGCTCGATTTGCCGAGCACGGTGTACTGCCGTCCCGAACACCTGCGTGTGATGGAAGACGAAGGGCACCTGCACGGCCACCTGGTGGCGCAATTCTTCCAGGGCGCACAAAGCCGCTTGCTGGTGGATGTCGGCGGCCCGCAACCGCTGCTGGTGGACAGCAGCGACAACCAACTGCACCGCGTCGGCGCGCCGATTGCTCTGGCGATTGCGCCGCACATGTTGTTCACCCTGAATGCGTGA
- a CDS encoding DUF6124 family protein, giving the protein MIKDSPNPPGQQDFDTSTLHEVAYRAISHYLNPGKPIPEPSEGIFTVRADLGTETLLVNASQDLASVCEIANHMAFEIEGSQRNVALGICRMLESVQ; this is encoded by the coding sequence ATGATTAAAGACAGCCCAAATCCCCCAGGCCAGCAAGACTTCGACACCAGCACCCTGCACGAAGTGGCCTACCGCGCGATCAGCCACTACCTCAACCCCGGCAAACCCATTCCCGAACCCAGCGAAGGTATCTTCACCGTGCGCGCCGACCTGGGCACCGAAACCTTGCTGGTCAATGCTTCCCAGGACCTGGCGTCCGTCTGCGAAATCGCCAACCATATGGCCTTTGAAATCGAGGGTTCGCAACGTAATGTCGCGCTGGGCATTTGCAGGATGCTGGAAAGCGTGCAGTAG
- a CDS encoding saccharopine dehydrogenase family protein — protein MKKNVLIIGAGGVAKVVAHKCAQHNDELGRIAIASRNISKCQAIIDSVKAKGSLKVPADIQAFALNALDVEATKALIRETDSQIVINVGSAFLNMSVLRACIDTGVAYLDTAIHEEPGKVCETPPWYGNYEWNHLQECKQKNITAILGVGFDPGVVNAYAALAQQQHFDRIDSIDILDVNAGSHGKYFATNFDPEINFREFTGQVWSWQNSQWTSNTMFEVKRTDDLPVVGSQNLYLTGHDEVHSLSKNLDVPNVRFWMSFGEHYINVFTVLKNLGLLSEKPVTTAEGLEVVPLKVVKAVLPDPSSLAPGYTGKTCIGDLVKGTKDGQPREMFIYNVADHEEAFAETDSQGISYTAGVPPVAAALLVARGEWDVKHMANVEELPAEPFLKALDVMGLPTRIKDENGDRAWDAIA, from the coding sequence TTGAAAAAGAACGTTCTTATCATTGGTGCAGGAGGTGTCGCCAAGGTGGTGGCCCACAAGTGCGCGCAGCACAACGACGAACTCGGTCGTATTGCTATCGCGTCGCGCAACATCTCCAAATGCCAGGCCATCATCGACAGCGTCAAGGCCAAGGGTAGCCTCAAGGTTCCCGCCGACATCCAAGCCTTCGCGCTGAACGCCCTGGACGTGGAAGCGACCAAGGCCCTGATCCGCGAGACCGACTCGCAGATCGTCATCAACGTAGGTTCCGCCTTCCTCAACATGTCGGTGCTGCGCGCCTGCATCGATACCGGCGTTGCGTACCTCGACACCGCCATCCACGAAGAGCCGGGCAAAGTCTGCGAGACCCCGCCGTGGTACGGCAACTACGAGTGGAACCACCTGCAAGAGTGCAAACAGAAGAACATCACCGCCATCCTTGGCGTGGGCTTCGACCCGGGTGTCGTCAACGCGTATGCCGCGCTGGCGCAGCAACAGCATTTCGACCGCATTGATTCGATCGACATTCTCGACGTCAATGCCGGCTCCCACGGCAAATACTTCGCCACCAACTTCGACCCGGAAATCAACTTCCGCGAATTCACCGGGCAGGTGTGGAGCTGGCAGAACAGCCAGTGGACCAGTAACACCATGTTCGAAGTCAAACGTACCGACGACCTGCCGGTAGTCGGTTCGCAAAACCTGTACCTGACCGGCCACGATGAAGTGCACTCGCTGTCGAAAAACCTCGACGTGCCCAACGTGCGTTTCTGGATGAGCTTCGGCGAACACTACATCAACGTGTTCACCGTGCTGAAAAACCTCGGCCTGCTCTCCGAAAAGCCGGTCACCACCGCCGAAGGCCTGGAAGTGGTGCCGTTGAAAGTGGTCAAGGCCGTGCTGCCCGACCCGTCTTCGCTCGCCCCAGGCTACACCGGCAAGACCTGCATCGGCGACCTGGTCAAAGGCACCAAAGATGGCCAGCCACGTGAGATGTTCATCTACAACGTGGCTGATCACGAAGAAGCCTTTGCCGAAACCGACAGCCAGGGCATCTCCTACACCGCAGGCGTACCACCGGTGGCCGCAGCGCTGCTGGTTGCGCGTGGCGAGTGGGATGTGAAACACATGGCCAACGTCGAGGAACTGCCAGCGGAGCCGTTCCTCAAAGCGCTGGACGTGATGGGGCTGCCGACTCGGATTAAAGACGAGAACGGTGACCGTGCTTGGGATGCGATTGCCTAA
- a CDS encoding carboxynorspermidine decarboxylase — protein sequence MIKTPYYLIDKQKLLVNMQKIAYVREQSGAKALLALKCFATWSVFDLMQQYMDGTTSSSLYELKLGRQKFEGEAHAYSVAWADDEIEEMLDNCDKIIFNSISQLQRFAERSEGKTRGLRVNPQVSSSDYLLADPARPFSRLGEWDPVKIEGVIEQISGFMFHNNCENGDFSLFDKMLGTIEERFGELLHKVKWVSLGGGIHFTGEGYAIDAFCARLKAFSEKYGVQVYLEPGEAAITNSASLEVTVLDTLYNGKNLAVVDSSIEAHLLDLLIYRLNAKLAPSEGEHTYMVCGKSCLAGDIFGEYQFDRPLAIGDRLSFIDTAGYTMVKKNWFNGLKMPSIVVKQLDGTVEVVREFGYDDYLSSLS from the coding sequence ATGATCAAAACGCCGTACTACCTCATCGATAAACAGAAACTTCTGGTCAACATGCAGAAGATTGCTTACGTGCGCGAACAGTCCGGCGCCAAGGCTCTGCTGGCGCTCAAGTGCTTCGCCACCTGGTCGGTCTTCGACCTGATGCAGCAATACATGGACGGCACCACCTCGTCGTCGCTGTATGAGTTGAAGCTCGGCCGCCAGAAGTTCGAAGGCGAAGCGCACGCCTACAGCGTGGCCTGGGCCGACGATGAAATCGAAGAGATGCTGGATAACTGCGACAAGATCATTTTCAACTCGATCAGCCAGCTGCAGCGTTTTGCCGAGCGCTCCGAGGGCAAGACCCGTGGCCTGCGTGTGAACCCACAGGTGAGCAGCTCCGACTACTTGCTGGCCGACCCGGCGCGCCCGTTCAGCCGTTTGGGCGAGTGGGACCCGGTGAAGATCGAAGGCGTGATCGAACAGATCTCCGGCTTCATGTTCCACAACAACTGCGAGAACGGCGACTTCAGCCTGTTCGACAAGATGCTGGGCACCATCGAAGAACGCTTCGGTGAGTTGCTCCACAAGGTCAAGTGGGTCAGCCTCGGCGGCGGCATTCACTTTACCGGTGAAGGCTACGCAATCGACGCGTTCTGCGCCCGTTTGAAGGCGTTCTCCGAGAAGTACGGCGTGCAGGTCTACCTGGAACCCGGCGAAGCGGCGATCACCAACAGTGCGTCCCTGGAAGTCACCGTGCTCGACACCCTCTACAACGGCAAAAACCTCGCCGTGGTCGACAGCTCCATCGAAGCCCACTTGCTGGACCTGCTGATCTACCGCCTCAACGCCAAGCTGGCACCGAGCGAGGGCGAACACACCTACATGGTGTGCGGTAAATCCTGCCTGGCCGGGGACATCTTCGGCGAGTATCAATTTGATCGTCCGCTGGCCATCGGCGATCGGCTGTCGTTCATCGACACCGCAGGCTACACCATGGTCAAGAAAAACTGGTTCAACGGCCTGAAAATGCCGTCCATCGTAGTGAAACAACTCGACGGTACAGTCGAGGTGGTTCGTGAATTTGGTTACGACGACTACCTGTCCAGCCTTTCGTAA